One Nematostella vectensis chromosome 10, jaNemVect1.1, whole genome shotgun sequence genomic window carries:
- the LOC116615651 gene encoding uncharacterized protein LOC116615651, translating into MVQHMSQGVPVPTYTGVGDIESFMERLECYCDLIKTPEESKIALLLCGLTAGQYETLRDLVSPEVPKTVEFKVLKEKLVDHYGSVRNTRFERTKFRVVKREENKSVAVFEVRLRNAIRHCGFTGETLNENLVEQFISGINYSGIERKLLQKGNDLTLAQAIQLANTFLLFEDSARGGKVDTPPVEQQSGISNVKSEVECYRCGRKGHRSSDKVCKALGKKCNNCGVVGHFAKSKFFKGEIRNLMLCVDEDMAVRDEAVEFNTR; encoded by the coding sequence ATGGTCCAGCATATGTCACAGGGCGTCCCTGTCCCAACTTATACAGGAGTTGGTGACATCGAGAGCTTTATGGAGCGATTGGAATGTTATTGCGATTTGATAAAGACTCCAGAGGAAAGCAAGATTGCGCTTCTACTTTGCGGATTAACTGCGGGGCAGTATGAAACATTGAGGGATCTAGTGTCGCCCGAAGTACCTAAAACGGTGGAATTCAAAGTCCTCAAGGAAAAGTTAGTGGATCATTATGGTTCCGTGCGGAATACGCGATTTGAGAGGACGAAATTCCGTGTAGTAAAGAgggaagaaaacaaaagtgtGGCGGTTTTTGAGGTAAGATTGCGGAATGCAATCCGACATTGCGGATTTACCGGCGAGACTTTAAACGAGAACCTCGTTGAACAGTTTATATCTGGTATAAACTACAGTGGCATAGAGCGGAAACTTTTGCAGAAGGGGAACGACCTAACTTTGGCCCAGGCGATTCAGTTGGCAAACACGTTTTTGCTGTTTGAAGATTCAGCACGTGGAGGAAAAGTCGACACACCCCCAGTCGAACAGCAAAGTGGAATTTCCAACGTAAAGTCCGAAGTAGAGTGCTATCGCTGTGGAAGAAAAGGGCACCGGTCCAGCGACAAGGTCTGTAAAGCATTGGGAAAGAAATGCAACAACTGTGGAGTCGTAGGACATTTTGCAAAGTCGAAATTTTTCAAAGGAGAAATTCGAAATCTCATGCTGTGCGTGGACGAGGACATGGCCGTGCGCGACGAAGCGGTGGAATTCAATACCAGATAA
- the LOC116615667 gene encoding uncharacterized protein CG13380, whose amino-acid sequence MTMNIEQDFITYYFEKAESSELTLPFLQDVNGNPHGELECKCLRKAGVIRCLQCGHEFTGRRRIQCPLHPNLIHLMDFRECPRCNAELS is encoded by the exons ATGACGATGAACATCGAGCAAGACTTCATCACTTATTATT TCGAAAAAGCCGAATCCTCTGAGCTTACACTGCCATTTTTACAAGACGTAAACGGTAATCCCCACGGAGAGCTG GAGTGCAAATGCCTACGAAAAGCTGGAGTCATCAGATGTCTTCAGTGTGGCCATGAATTTACAGGAAGGCGGAGGATCCAATGCCCTCTACACCCCAACCTTATCCATCTAATGGACTTCAGAGAGTGCCCAAGGTGTAATGCAGAACTGAGTTAA